A genome region from Sphingomonas anseongensis includes the following:
- a CDS encoding outer membrane protein assembly factor BamE, with protein MKAAIAKTATAIAGAALLGGCVGVHDHRGSMIDTELVSAVQPGVDNKDSVARTLGRPTFTGEFGDTDWYYVSRDTKTVAFRNPKVLKQTVLHVSFDRAGNVLALNQTGKELIAKIRPVGDKTPTLGRKSSIFNDIFGNIGTVNSAGAPGGGGGY; from the coding sequence ATGAAGGCTGCGATTGCGAAGACCGCGACTGCGATTGCGGGTGCCGCGCTGCTCGGCGGCTGCGTCGGGGTTCACGATCACCGCGGCTCGATGATCGACACCGAGCTCGTCTCCGCGGTCCAACCCGGAGTGGACAACAAGGACTCGGTCGCGCGGACGTTGGGACGTCCGACCTTCACCGGCGAGTTCGGCGACACCGACTGGTATTATGTCTCCCGCGACACGAAGACCGTCGCCTTCCGCAATCCGAAGGTCCTGAAGCAGACGGTCCTCCACGTCAGCTTCGACAGGGCGGGCAATGTCCTCGCGCTTAACCAGACCGGCAAGGAGCTGATCGCCAAGATCCGCCCGGTCGGCGACAAGACCCCGACGCTCGGCCGCAAGAGCAGCATCTTCAACGACATCTTCGGCAATATCGGTACGGTGAATTCCGCCGGAGCGCCCGGCGGCGGCGGGGGGTACTGA
- a CDS encoding ubiquinol-cytochrome C chaperone family protein, translated as MLRYLFGGLTAQAKRGQALFDSVVAEARKPHWYVEGQVPDTIDGRFAVLATVCALAVARLERGSESGPSASAALTERFIEDMDGEHRELGLNDPGLGRRIRKLVGSLERRVDDWKAAAASELDWSETASASLYRSGDPVDSALAHSAAATAELWKRLTAASEDSLLKGEF; from the coding sequence ATGCTCAGATACCTGTTCGGCGGATTAACGGCTCAGGCAAAGCGCGGCCAGGCGCTGTTCGATTCGGTCGTGGCGGAGGCGCGGAAGCCCCACTGGTATGTGGAGGGTCAGGTGCCCGATACGATCGACGGCCGCTTCGCCGTGCTCGCCACGGTCTGCGCGCTGGCGGTCGCCCGGCTGGAGCGGGGGAGCGAATCGGGGCCGTCGGCCTCGGCGGCCCTGACCGAGCGGTTCATCGAGGACATGGACGGCGAGCATCGCGAGCTGGGGCTCAACGACCCCGGCCTCGGGCGACGGATTCGCAAGCTGGTTGGATCGCTGGAGCGGCGGGTGGACGACTGGAAGGCTGCCGCGGCCAGTGAACTCGACTGGAGCGAGACCGCTTCGGCGAGCCTGTACCGTTCCGGCGACCCCGTCGATTCAGCACTCGCCCACAGCGCCGCGGCAACAGCGGAGCTGTGGAAGCGGCTGACTGCAGCTTCCGAAGATTCGCTGCTCAAGGGAGAGTTTTGA
- a CDS encoding YceD family protein produces the protein MDGDFGHALKLDSLRDGERLDLVADEKERAAVCDRLRLRSLDRLEAHVTLSRDGPRVHAEGRLKAMLEQSCVATGDPVPERIDEAFEVQFLPEPKEGRAEQEVELGAEDCDTVFYDGGSVDLGAAIADTLALSTNPYPRSPEAEAALQQAGVISEAEAGPFAALAKLKKGSDAP, from the coding sequence ATGGACGGCGACTTCGGCCACGCGCTGAAGCTGGATTCGCTGAGAGACGGCGAGCGGCTCGACCTGGTCGCAGACGAGAAGGAACGGGCGGCGGTCTGCGACCGCCTGCGTCTCCGCTCGCTCGATCGGCTCGAGGCCCATGTCACCCTGAGCCGGGATGGCCCCAGGGTTCACGCCGAGGGGCGGCTGAAAGCGATGCTCGAGCAAAGCTGCGTCGCCACCGGCGACCCGGTCCCCGAGCGAATCGACGAGGCGTTCGAGGTGCAGTTCCTTCCCGAGCCGAAGGAAGGCCGGGCCGAACAGGAAGTGGAGCTTGGGGCCGAGGATTGCGACACCGTCTTCTACGACGGCGGATCGGTCGATCTCGGCGCGGCGATCGCCGACACGCTCGCGCTGTCGACCAATCCTTATCCGCGGAGCCCGGAGGCGGAAGCTGCACTGCAGCAGGCAGGCGTGATCAGCGAGGCGGAGGCGGGCCCGTTCGCAGCGCTGGCGAAGCTGAAGAAGGGAAGCGACGCGCCTTAG
- the ssb gene encoding single-stranded DNA-binding protein: MAGVNKVILVGNLGADPEARSLNNGGEVVNMRIATSESWKDKSGERQERTEWHNVVIFNENLGRVAKSYLRKGSKVYVEGQIQTRKWQDQSGNDRYTTEIVLQRFRGELVLLDSREGGGRGGDYADQDFGASAPRQQSRPAPATFDTELDDDVPF, translated from the coding sequence ATGGCGGGCGTGAACAAGGTCATCCTGGTCGGCAACCTCGGCGCGGATCCGGAGGCGCGGTCGCTCAACAACGGCGGCGAAGTCGTCAACATGCGCATCGCCACATCGGAGAGCTGGAAGGACAAGTCCGGCGAGCGCCAGGAGCGCACCGAGTGGCACAACGTCGTCATCTTCAACGAGAACCTCGGCCGAGTCGCGAAGAGCTATTTGCGCAAGGGCTCGAAGGTCTATGTCGAAGGCCAGATCCAGACCCGCAAGTGGCAGGACCAGTCTGGCAACGACCGCTACACGACCGAGATCGTGCTCCAGCGCTTCCGGGGCGAACTGGTGCTTCTCGACAGCCGCGAGGGCGGCGGCCGCGGCGGCGATTATGCCGATCAGGATTTCGGAGCTTCCGCACCGCGCCAACAGTCGCGGCCGGCTCCAGCCACGTTCGATACGGAACTCGACGACGACGTCCCGTTCTAA
- a CDS encoding cytochrome c/FTR1 family iron permease, protein MNPRATTRAARLLLALFATLLLAFSSPAAAQDNGAQTAWRLLDYVAVDYAGAVSGGKVISASEYAEMREFASSVDQRLKALPPRPQKGALLSQSAKLQSAIAQKQSPEAVAAIARGLGKALLDAYPVPLGPRKAPDLELGAKLYADTCASCHGMTGHADTAVARKLDPPPVAFADRARASERSPFALYQVIDQGLEGTAMASFANLPPEQKWALAFYASRFAYPEQLQAEGKRVWDADPRLRSQIANLDSLAGLSEQALARDIGEPKAGAVIAYLRTHPGAVTSTGASALTVARQKLQQSLAAYEAGNRDEAKDLALAAYLDGFEPVEAVLGARDGSLVARVESAMGGLRSAIADGKPAADIKARINSLNALFDEAEAALAPDQATSASTFLGAFTILFREGLEALLIVVGMLAFLRKGDRPEMVRPVHAGWISALVAGGLTWLVATTLIGISGASRELTEGFGSILAAVVLLFVGIWMHGKAQADEWHRYIKEKVGQALSRKSAWFLFFLAFIAVYREVFETILFYAAMAAQEHVEALVAGALTGVVALAVIAVLMLRFSQRLPIGKFFAYSSALVAVLAVVLAGKGIAALQEAGLLAVTSAAWSPRIPVLGLFPTVQGITAQVLTLLILLGGFAWNSRESRRVAPAE, encoded by the coding sequence ATGAACCCACGCGCTACCACTCGTGCGGCACGACTGTTGCTCGCGCTATTCGCGACTTTGCTGCTGGCCTTTTCCTCGCCGGCGGCTGCGCAGGACAATGGAGCGCAGACGGCCTGGCGCCTGCTCGACTATGTCGCAGTCGATTACGCGGGGGCGGTGTCAGGCGGGAAGGTGATCAGCGCATCCGAATATGCGGAAATGCGCGAGTTCGCCTCGTCGGTCGACCAGCGGCTCAAGGCGCTGCCGCCCAGGCCGCAAAAGGGCGCACTGCTTTCGCAAAGCGCCAAGCTTCAGTCGGCGATCGCCCAGAAACAATCCCCGGAAGCGGTCGCGGCAATCGCGCGCGGGCTCGGCAAGGCGCTTCTCGACGCCTACCCGGTGCCGCTCGGCCCCCGCAAAGCACCGGACCTAGAGCTTGGCGCCAAGCTCTACGCGGACACCTGCGCTTCCTGCCACGGCATGACCGGTCACGCCGACACCGCCGTTGCCCGCAAGCTCGACCCGCCGCCGGTCGCCTTTGCCGACAGGGCGCGGGCGTCGGAACGCAGCCCTTTCGCTTTGTACCAGGTGATCGACCAGGGCCTCGAAGGCACGGCGATGGCGAGCTTCGCGAACCTCCCGCCCGAGCAGAAATGGGCGCTCGCCTTTTATGCCAGCCGCTTTGCCTATCCCGAGCAGCTCCAGGCGGAAGGAAAGCGGGTCTGGGACGCCGATCCACGGCTTCGTTCGCAAATCGCGAACCTGGATTCGCTCGCCGGCTTGTCCGAACAGGCGCTTGCCAGGGACATCGGCGAGCCGAAGGCCGGAGCCGTCATCGCCTATCTGCGCACCCACCCGGGCGCCGTGACCTCCACCGGCGCTTCGGCACTGACCGTTGCCCGCCAGAAGCTCCAGCAGAGCCTCGCCGCCTATGAGGCCGGCAACCGTGACGAGGCGAAGGACCTCGCCCTGGCCGCCTACCTCGACGGCTTCGAGCCGGTCGAGGCAGTGCTCGGCGCCCGCGACGGCTCTCTCGTCGCGAGGGTGGAATCGGCCATGGGCGGCCTCCGTTCGGCGATCGCCGACGGCAAACCCGCGGCCGATATCAAGGCGCGAATCAATTCGTTAAATGCGCTCTTCGATGAAGCCGAAGCGGCGCTTGCTCCGGACCAGGCGACGAGCGCTTCGACCTTCCTCGGCGCCTTCACCATCCTGTTTCGCGAGGGCCTCGAAGCGCTGCTCATCGTAGTCGGAATGCTGGCCTTCCTCCGCAAGGGCGACAGGCCTGAGATGGTCCGCCCCGTCCACGCCGGCTGGATCAGCGCACTCGTCGCCGGCGGACTGACCTGGCTTGTCGCGACCACCCTGATCGGAATCAGCGGCGCCAGCCGCGAGCTGACGGAAGGGTTCGGGTCGATACTCGCTGCGGTCGTTCTGCTGTTCGTCGGCATCTGGATGCACGGCAAGGCGCAAGCCGACGAATGGCACCGCTACATCAAGGAGAAGGTCGGCCAGGCCTTGTCGCGCAAGTCCGCGTGGTTCCTTTTCTTCCTCGCCTTCATTGCCGTCTATCGCGAGGTGTTCGAAACGATCCTGTTTTATGCGGCGATGGCCGCCCAGGAGCATGTCGAGGCGCTCGTCGCGGGCGCGCTGACCGGCGTCGTCGCGCTCGCCGTCATCGCCGTGCTGATGCTCCGGTTCAGCCAGCGCCTGCCCATCGGCAAGTTCTTCGCTTACAGCTCCGCCCTGGTCGCGGTCCTCGCCGTCGTCCTCGCGGGCAAGGGCATAGCCGCGCTCCAGGAAGCCGGCCTGCTCGCGGTGACGTCCGCCGCCTGGAGCCCGCGGATCCCCGTGCTCGGCCTCTTCCCGACGGTCCAGGGGATAACGGCGCAGGTGCTGACCCTTCTGATCCTCCTCGGCGGCTTCGCATGGAACAGCCGCGAATCCAGGCGAGTGGCGCCTGCCGAGTAA
- a CDS encoding prolyl oligopeptidase family serine peptidase: MTLGSAALAAQSAAPDSDPYIWLEDVYGAKPMAWVESHNAKSQAVLEADPHYPKFYSEALAIAQAKDRIPTGRFIGGQVYNFWQDEDHVRGIWRRAPLDSYATGNPAWETVLDLDALATAEKANWVWKGADCVRPAERRCLINLSDGGEDAVTIREFDLPTKAFVKGGFSLPKGKQDASWQDENTLLVSREWKPGELTESGYAYVIKRLKRGQPLSGATEIFRGTKSDVSASTYVLRDAQNNVLPLITEGTDFFHSKTFLIGAKGNRRIAIPEKSQFVEMLDGRVILQTQEEWKPAGSAETFPAGSLLSLNLADLRANPSRLKPQLIYTPGPREAFQDATASKDVLLVSTLDNVSGKMLSFKPGADGTWARSELELPANSTLGVADASNTDDQALLTVTSFLTPPSIWLADAATGTAREIFRQPAKFDASNLVVEQREATSSDGTKIPYFIVHRRDIALNGDNPTLLYAYGGFEVAQTPSYSATTGKLWLENGGVYAVANIRGGGEFGPAWHEAGLSTKRQIIYDDFAAVAKDLIASKVTSPRRLGIRGGSNGGLLMGVEFTQHPELWNAVIIDVPLLDMIRISKIAAGASWEGEYGSVTDPAVRAFWEKTSPYHNLRKDVRYPEPFIFTTTKDDRVGPQHARKFAARMEEMGLPFLYYENTEGGHAAGANLKQQAHTSALEMTYLTRKLMGPQQPAEASIPVAGSK, encoded by the coding sequence GTGACCCTGGGTTCCGCGGCGCTCGCCGCTCAATCGGCCGCTCCGGACAGCGATCCGTACATCTGGCTCGAGGATGTCTACGGCGCGAAGCCGATGGCGTGGGTCGAGAGCCACAATGCCAAGAGCCAGGCCGTCCTCGAGGCGGACCCGCATTATCCGAAATTCTATTCCGAGGCCCTTGCGATCGCGCAGGCCAAGGACCGAATCCCGACCGGCCGTTTCATCGGCGGGCAGGTCTATAATTTCTGGCAGGACGAGGACCACGTGCGCGGAATCTGGCGGCGAGCGCCGCTGGACAGCTATGCGACGGGCAATCCGGCGTGGGAGACAGTGCTCGATCTCGATGCGTTGGCGACCGCGGAGAAAGCGAACTGGGTCTGGAAGGGCGCTGACTGCGTCCGTCCGGCCGAGCGGCGCTGCCTGATCAACCTGTCCGATGGTGGGGAGGACGCGGTCACGATCCGCGAGTTCGACCTGCCGACCAAGGCTTTCGTCAAGGGCGGCTTCAGCCTTCCAAAGGGCAAGCAGGACGCAAGCTGGCAGGACGAGAACACCTTGCTCGTCAGCCGCGAATGGAAGCCCGGCGAGCTGACCGAATCCGGTTACGCTTATGTCATCAAGCGCCTGAAGCGCGGCCAGCCTCTGTCCGGCGCGACCGAGATCTTCCGCGGCACAAAGTCGGACGTCTCGGCCTCCACCTATGTCCTTCGCGACGCCCAGAACAACGTGCTTCCCCTGATCACCGAAGGCACCGACTTCTTCCATTCGAAGACGTTCCTCATCGGCGCCAAGGGCAACCGCCGGATTGCCATTCCGGAGAAGTCGCAGTTCGTCGAGATGCTGGACGGACGGGTGATCCTCCAGACCCAGGAAGAGTGGAAGCCGGCCGGTTCTGCCGAGACCTTCCCCGCTGGATCGCTTCTGTCGCTGAACCTCGCCGACCTTCGCGCCAATCCCTCGCGGTTGAAGCCGCAGCTGATCTACACGCCGGGCCCGCGCGAGGCGTTCCAGGACGCGACGGCGTCGAAGGACGTGCTGCTCGTTTCGACGCTCGACAATGTCAGCGGCAAGATGCTCAGCTTCAAGCCGGGCGCGGACGGCACATGGGCTCGCTCGGAGCTCGAGCTGCCCGCCAATTCGACGCTCGGCGTGGCTGACGCGAGCAACACCGACGACCAGGCGCTGCTGACGGTGACCAGCTTCCTAACGCCCCCGTCGATCTGGCTTGCCGACGCAGCAACGGGGACAGCGCGCGAAATCTTTCGCCAGCCGGCGAAATTCGACGCGTCCAACCTGGTGGTCGAGCAGAGGGAAGCGACTTCGAGCGACGGGACGAAGATCCCCTATTTCATCGTCCACCGCCGCGACATCGCACTCAATGGCGACAACCCCACCCTGCTCTATGCTTATGGCGGGTTCGAAGTTGCGCAGACCCCGAGCTATTCGGCGACGACCGGCAAGCTCTGGCTGGAGAATGGCGGAGTCTATGCCGTCGCCAACATCCGCGGGGGCGGCGAGTTCGGTCCCGCCTGGCATGAGGCCGGCCTGTCGACCAAGCGCCAGATCATCTATGACGATTTCGCGGCAGTCGCGAAGGACCTGATCGCGAGCAAGGTGACGAGCCCGCGCCGCCTCGGGATCCGCGGCGGCTCCAACGGCGGCCTTCTGATGGGCGTCGAGTTCACCCAGCATCCGGAGCTGTGGAACGCGGTCATCATCGACGTTCCGCTGCTCGACATGATCCGGATTTCGAAGATCGCGGCGGGAGCATCGTGGGAAGGCGAGTACGGGAGCGTGACCGACCCGGCCGTGCGCGCCTTCTGGGAGAAAACCTCGCCCTATCACAACCTGCGCAAGGACGTCCGCTATCCCGAGCCGTTCATCTTCACCACCACCAAGGATGACCGCGTCGGGCCTCAGCATGCCCGCAAGTTCGCCGCCCGGATGGAGGAGATGGGCCTTCCGTTCCTCTATTATGAGAATACCGAGGGCGGGCACGCCGCAGGCGCGAACCTGAAGCAGCAGGCGCACACCAGCGCGCTCGAGATGACCTATCTCACTCGCAAACTGATGGGCCCGCAGCAGCCGGCCGAGGCGAGCATTCCGGTTGCGGGGTCGAAGTAA
- a CDS encoding COQ9 family protein, with protein MKDLSPLERIRDRIALAVGENAVFDGWTAKAVESAAGQLGVDLAQARLAFPKSQREMIDTYVRAVDREMEKSFPAKTLATMKIRERIRSLVWTRLQIMAPAREAVRSALSILAMPQNVPLGMRIGWRSADLMWRLAGDTSTDYNHYTKRMTLGAVYGSTLFAWLDDKSDAWTDTAAFLDRRIDNVMQFEKWKAQWRGQEHFSVSRFLGRLRYPPR; from the coding sequence ATGAAGGACCTTAGTCCACTCGAGCGGATTCGCGACCGGATCGCGCTGGCGGTCGGCGAGAATGCGGTGTTCGACGGCTGGACCGCGAAGGCCGTGGAATCCGCCGCGGGCCAACTCGGAGTCGACCTCGCCCAGGCGCGGCTCGCCTTCCCCAAGTCGCAGCGCGAGATGATCGACACCTACGTCCGCGCCGTCGACCGGGAGATGGAAAAAAGCTTCCCGGCCAAGACACTCGCAACCATGAAGATCCGCGAGCGGATCCGTAGCCTGGTTTGGACAAGACTTCAGATCATGGCCCCCGCGCGCGAAGCGGTTCGCTCGGCACTGTCGATCCTCGCAATGCCGCAGAACGTGCCGCTCGGGATGCGCATCGGCTGGCGCTCCGCCGACCTGATGTGGCGGCTCGCTGGCGATACCAGCACCGACTACAACCATTATACGAAGCGGATGACGCTTGGCGCCGTCTACGGCTCAACGCTCTTCGCCTGGCTCGACGACAAGAGCGACGCCTGGACCGACACCGCCGCCTTCCTCGACCGGCGCATCGACAATGTGATGCAGTTCGAAAAGTGGAAGGCGCAGTGGCGCGGGCAAGAGCATTTCAGCGTCAGCCGCTTTCTTGGGCGGCTTCGCTATCCGCCCCGCTGA
- a CDS encoding DMT family transporter: MTRHSAQPHPLAFPALLVGNVALAFGPWLVRLSDVGSVAVGFWRLALALPFLWLLARVSGQQPHWPKRALIVVLAIAAIFYALDLAAWNAGIRMTKLGNATLFGNSGSFVFAVYGLVLAHRMPTAKQSVALTLAVAGAVLLMSNSYDLSPKNLGGDLLTLVAGFLYGGYLIFVERARTKLQSLPLLLLVTLFAAPILLAISLGFGERLWPHDWTPLLIFALSSQVFGQGLLVYSIGVFPPLVVGLALLSQPAVSALIGWLVYGETLSTGDWVGAVAIAAALVLVRLPQRGLRTSAEQPS; this comes from the coding sequence GTGACCCGCCACTCAGCCCAACCGCACCCGCTCGCTTTTCCCGCACTGCTGGTCGGCAATGTCGCGCTCGCTTTCGGGCCGTGGCTAGTGCGCCTGTCCGACGTCGGGTCGGTGGCGGTGGGATTCTGGCGCCTCGCGCTTGCGCTGCCCTTCCTCTGGCTTCTCGCGAGGGTGTCGGGCCAGCAGCCGCACTGGCCGAAGCGCGCGCTGATCGTCGTTCTCGCGATCGCCGCCATCTTCTATGCGCTCGACCTGGCCGCCTGGAATGCCGGCATCCGGATGACCAAGCTCGGCAACGCCACATTGTTCGGCAACAGCGGGAGCTTCGTCTTCGCCGTCTATGGCCTTGTGCTGGCTCACCGAATGCCGACGGCGAAGCAGTCCGTCGCGCTCACCCTCGCGGTCGCGGGCGCGGTCCTGCTTATGAGCAACAGCTATGACCTCAGTCCCAAGAATCTCGGCGGCGACCTGCTCACTCTCGTCGCCGGCTTCCTGTACGGCGGCTATCTGATCTTCGTCGAGCGGGCCCGGACCAAGCTCCAGTCGCTCCCACTCCTTCTGCTGGTCACCCTTTTTGCCGCACCGATCCTGCTCGCGATCAGCCTCGGCTTCGGCGAACGGCTGTGGCCGCATGACTGGACCCCGCTCCTCATCTTCGCGCTGTCGAGCCAGGTCTTCGGCCAGGGGCTGCTCGTCTATTCGATCGGCGTGTTTCCGCCGCTCGTCGTCGGGCTTGCGCTATTGAGCCAGCCGGCGGTCTCGGCACTTATCGGCTGGCTCGTCTACGGTGAGACGCTTTCGACCGGGGACTGGGTCGGCGCGGTCGCCATCGCGGCAGCGCTGGTTCTGGTTCGCTTGCCGCAGCGGGGCTTGCGAACGAGCGCCGAGCAGCCCAGTTGA
- a CDS encoding alkene reductase translates to MPTLFDPVEFGAIALPNRIVMAPLTRARSDRDGVPNALMAEYYAQRASAGLIISEATGISREGLGWPNAPGLWNRAQVEGWKLVTGAVHEAGGRIVAQLWHMGRLVHPDLGGARPVSASATTAPDFAHTYEGKKPYVEARAATKDDMLRIIADYSQAAHNAIEAGFDGVQVHGANGYLVDQFLRDSSNLRTDEYGGSIENRLRFMSEVLVAIGDSIGMDRVGIRFSPNILVQGVDDSDPPRLFTAVARRLEELKVPWIELREAHRPTSAGSIPTNPVSPAMRPLYSGKIALNSDYDGPSGRARLAEGVGDAISFGRPFISNPDLVERLRAGAPLAPGDVATYYSGGSSGYVDYPTLKDAKAA, encoded by the coding sequence ATGCCCACCTTGTTCGATCCCGTCGAGTTCGGAGCGATCGCACTGCCCAATCGAATCGTGATGGCTCCGCTAACGCGCGCGCGGTCGGATCGCGATGGCGTGCCAAATGCGCTGATGGCCGAATATTATGCGCAGAGGGCGAGCGCGGGGCTCATCATCTCCGAAGCCACCGGAATCAGCCGCGAAGGACTTGGGTGGCCGAACGCCCCCGGACTATGGAACCGCGCACAGGTCGAAGGTTGGAAGCTCGTTACCGGCGCGGTCCACGAAGCCGGCGGACGGATCGTAGCCCAGCTGTGGCACATGGGACGCTTGGTCCATCCTGACCTCGGCGGAGCGCGGCCGGTCTCGGCATCGGCGACGACCGCGCCGGACTTCGCCCACACCTACGAGGGAAAGAAGCCTTACGTCGAAGCTCGCGCCGCAACGAAAGACGATATGCTCCGCATCATCGCGGATTATTCGCAGGCCGCGCATAACGCGATCGAAGCCGGCTTCGACGGCGTGCAGGTGCACGGCGCCAACGGCTATCTTGTCGACCAATTCCTTCGCGATTCATCGAACCTGCGGACGGATGAATATGGCGGATCAATCGAGAACCGGCTCCGCTTCATGTCCGAAGTGCTCGTCGCAATCGGGGACTCCATCGGCATGGATCGGGTGGGGATCCGCTTCTCTCCGAATATCCTGGTCCAGGGGGTGGACGATTCAGATCCGCCGCGCCTGTTCACCGCTGTCGCGCGGCGCCTGGAGGAGCTGAAGGTGCCCTGGATCGAACTTCGCGAGGCGCACCGGCCGACCTCCGCTGGGTCGATCCCGACGAATCCGGTCAGCCCGGCCATGCGCCCACTCTATTCGGGCAAGATCGCCCTCAACAGCGACTATGACGGCCCGAGCGGCCGCGCCCGATTGGCCGAGGGAGTCGGCGATGCGATCAGCTTTGGCCGGCCGTTCATTTCCAACCCCGACCTCGTAGAGCGGCTGAGGGCAGGAGCGCCGCTCGCGCCGGGCGACGTCGCGACCTACTATAGCGGCGGCTCGAGCGGCTACGTCGACTACCCCACGCTGAAGGACGCGAAGGCGGCTTAA
- the ribH gene encoding 6,7-dimethyl-8-ribityllumazine synthase, translating into MAKILLAEARFYPHLNDMLLEGARTAVEAAGHKHETITVPGALELPAAISLTAKSGRFCAFVALGVVIRGETYHFEIVAEESARALMELSLQGFAIGNGILTVENEAQAIERADPRQGDKGGHAARAALALYDLREKYA; encoded by the coding sequence ATGGCGAAGATCCTGCTCGCGGAAGCGCGTTTCTATCCGCATCTCAACGACATGCTTCTCGAAGGCGCCCGCACAGCGGTCGAGGCCGCCGGCCACAAGCACGAAACGATCACAGTTCCAGGGGCCCTCGAGCTTCCGGCGGCAATCAGCCTGACCGCGAAGAGCGGCCGCTTCTGCGCGTTCGTGGCGCTGGGGGTCGTCATCCGGGGCGAGACCTATCATTTCGAAATCGTCGCCGAGGAAAGCGCCCGTGCGCTGATGGAGCTGTCGCTTCAGGGCTTCGCCATCGGCAACGGAATCCTCACCGTCGAGAATGAGGCCCAGGCGATCGAGCGCGCCGATCCCAGGCAGGGCGACAAGGGCGGCCACGCGGCGCGCGCGGCGCTCGCCCTCTACGATCTTCGCGAGAAATACGCTTAA
- the ribB gene encoding 3,4-dihydroxy-2-butanone-4-phosphate synthase, giving the protein MSANLIERLSAIVDTGEVSRAALARAAGLHPNSLRKLGQDDWNPTADTLKRLEKLIQRGTTDVLVGAEAIIDEARNGRMFILVDDDDRENEGDLVVPAQMATPDAINFMARHGRGLICLALTKERADCLGLEPMTRTNRSRNETAFTVSIEAKDGISTGISAADRARTVCVAIDATNGPEAIVSPGHVFPLIARPGGVLVRAGHTEAAVDVARLAGLNPSAVICEIMSDDGSMARLDSLMDFARTHGLKIGTIRDLIAYRLKKDHLVERTASSAFTAKSGAQWEAQVFRDKSSGEEQLALVHGRLDTDQPVLVRMHSLDLFADVLGEHGPRSGMLQGAMRAIEKEGSGVVVALHAAAPGSLSRSIDLRAGNPVEGGDAVRGYGIGAQILAALGIHDMILLSNTRHSPVALAGYGLAIIDERPIEPVD; this is encoded by the coding sequence ATGAGCGCCAACCTGATCGAGCGGCTGTCCGCTATCGTCGACACCGGCGAGGTGAGCCGCGCAGCGCTCGCCCGAGCGGCCGGTCTCCACCCCAACAGCTTGCGCAAGCTTGGCCAGGACGACTGGAACCCGACCGCGGACACGCTCAAGCGGCTGGAGAAGCTGATCCAGCGCGGCACGACCGATGTTCTGGTCGGTGCCGAAGCGATCATCGACGAGGCGCGCAACGGGCGGATGTTCATCCTCGTCGACGACGACGACCGCGAGAATGAGGGCGACCTGGTCGTCCCGGCGCAAATGGCGACTCCCGATGCGATCAACTTCATGGCGAGGCACGGCCGCGGCCTCATCTGCCTTGCGCTGACCAAGGAGCGCGCCGACTGCCTGGGCCTGGAGCCAATGACCCGGACCAACCGGAGCCGCAACGAGACAGCCTTCACCGTCTCGATCGAGGCCAAGGACGGAATCTCCACCGGAATCAGCGCCGCGGACAGGGCGCGCACGGTGTGCGTCGCAATCGATGCGACCAACGGGCCCGAGGCCATCGTCTCCCCCGGTCACGTCTTTCCGCTGATCGCCCGGCCCGGCGGAGTGCTGGTTCGGGCCGGTCATACCGAGGCGGCAGTCGACGTTGCCCGCCTGGCCGGGCTCAACCCAAGCGCCGTCATCTGCGAGATCATGAGCGACGACGGGTCGATGGCGCGGCTCGACTCCCTGATGGACTTTGCCCGGACCCACGGCCTGAAGATCGGTACGATCCGCGATCTCATCGCCTACCGGCTCAAGAAGGATCATCTGGTCGAGCGGACGGCGTCCAGCGCGTTCACGGCCAAGAGCGGCGCGCAATGGGAGGCGCAGGTGTTCCGCGACAAGTCTAGCGGCGAAGAGCAGTTGGCGCTCGTCCACGGAAGGCTCGACACCGACCAGCCGGTTCTGGTCCGCATGCACAGCCTCGACCTGTTCGCTGACGTCCTGGGCGAGCACGGACCCAGATCGGGAATGCTCCAGGGGGCGATGCGGGCGATCGAGAAGGAAGGGTCGGGCGTGGTCGTCGCGCTTCACGCCGCGGCGCCGGGATCGCTGTCGCGCTCGATCGACCTTCGCGCGGGCAACCCCGTCGAAGGCGGAGACGCCGTCCGCGGCTACGGGATCGGCGCGCAGATTCTTGCCGCCCTCGGGATCCACGACATGATCCTGCTTTCCAACACCCGCCACTCGCCGGTCGCGCTTGCGGGCTACGGCCTGGCGATCATCGACGAGCGTCCGATCGAGCCGGTAGACTGA